One genomic segment of Occultella kanbiaonis includes these proteins:
- a CDS encoding MFS transporter, with translation MTDRITGPLWTRSFILAIVTSCFMGMIFYLLMTTMAFYAVERFQASASLAGLASSAFIIGAVVARLSAGKLLEIVGRRRLIISALVVYVVMSALYIPAQDLGLLIAVRLVHGFAMGSGATAIVAGAQAIIPPARRGEGTAFLGMAQTLATAIGPFIALTLLQWGDYELLFAACVAFSALALIASLFLRFPELELTPEQRATTRGWHPRTFVEPGVLPVVSVIALGGLSYSGVLAFLNSYAESLDIATAAALFFAVYALVLLLTRPFAGRTQDRRGDNVVVYPALVAMVAGMVVLASARDTTMMLIAAVLLGFGFGNLTSTIQAISVRRTPAYRVGLATSTYFFALDLGTGIGPVVLGAIVAAADFSTMYLSLAGVMMLAGALYTFVHGRSGGRSPRRHTLADAPTGGRTDPVSDESRN, from the coding sequence GTGACCGACCGCATCACCGGGCCACTGTGGACCCGCAGTTTCATCCTCGCCATCGTCACCAGCTGCTTCATGGGCATGATCTTCTACCTGCTCATGACCACGATGGCGTTCTACGCCGTCGAACGGTTCCAGGCGAGCGCGAGTCTGGCCGGCCTCGCCTCGAGCGCGTTCATCATCGGGGCGGTGGTGGCGCGCCTGTCCGCCGGCAAGCTGCTCGAGATCGTCGGACGGCGCCGGCTCATCATCTCGGCACTGGTCGTGTACGTGGTGATGTCGGCGCTGTACATCCCCGCGCAGGACCTGGGCCTGTTGATCGCGGTCCGGCTTGTGCACGGCTTCGCGATGGGCTCGGGCGCCACCGCGATCGTGGCCGGCGCGCAGGCGATCATCCCGCCGGCCCGTCGCGGCGAGGGCACCGCGTTCCTCGGGATGGCACAGACGCTCGCCACCGCGATCGGGCCGTTCATCGCGCTCACCCTGCTGCAGTGGGGGGACTACGAGCTGCTGTTCGCAGCCTGCGTGGCGTTCTCCGCGTTGGCGCTGATCGCCTCGCTGTTCCTGCGGTTCCCGGAACTCGAGCTCACACCGGAGCAACGGGCGACGACCCGCGGGTGGCACCCGCGCACCTTCGTGGAGCCGGGCGTCCTGCCGGTGGTGTCGGTGATCGCGCTCGGGGGCCTTTCCTACTCTGGGGTCCTGGCGTTCCTCAACTCCTACGCCGAGTCCCTCGACATCGCCACGGCAGCCGCGTTGTTCTTCGCCGTGTACGCGCTCGTGCTGCTGCTCACCCGGCCGTTCGCCGGACGCACCCAGGACCGGCGCGGTGACAACGTCGTGGTGTACCCGGCGCTCGTGGCGATGGTCGCCGGGATGGTGGTGCTGGCGAGCGCACGGGACACCACCATGATGTTGATCGCCGCCGTCCTGCTCGGGTTCGGGTTCGGGAACCTGACCTCGACGATCCAGGCGATCTCGGTCCGCAGGACCCCCGCGTACCGGGTCGGGCTGGCGACCTCCACCTACTTCTTCGCCCTCGACCTCGGAACCGGCATCGGGCCCGTGGTGCTCGGCGCCATCGTCGCTGCCGCCGACTTCAGCACCATGTACCTGTCACTGGCCGGCGTGATGATGCTCGCCGGCGCGCTCTACACGTTCGTGCACGGCCGCTCGGGCGGGCGATCGCCGCGACGGCACACGCTCGCCGATGCACCGACCGGGGGTCGAACTGACCCGGTGAGTGACGAGTCCCGGAATTAG
- a CDS encoding Gfo/Idh/MocA family protein: MTTAPGPIEMSPTIAPLTVGILSFAHTHASSYARILAATPGVEVLGTDPGPYDPGTVRGATFAAEHGVTYVEDVATLLAKAPDAVVICAENTSHRALTELATAAGAHVLCEKPLATSDADAAAMRAAADAAGVILMTAYPVRFASVFTDLVARVRAGQLGDIYSILGTNNGKMPLAQRSWFTDPARSGGGALLDHVVHVADLIDALLGEGAEEVHAVTNRILRPDAGVDVETGGVVSIRYPSGVIATIDCSWSHPESAPNWGGLTLEVHGTAGSVRIDPFAAHVAGYDADGEVWAGFGADLDARMLGEFLDAVRTGRTPQPDGAVGARTLAIVTAAQRSVEAGQPVRL, translated from the coding sequence ATGACGACCGCACCGGGGCCGATCGAGATGAGCCCGACGATCGCGCCACTCACCGTTGGCATCCTGTCCTTCGCGCATACCCACGCGTCCTCCTACGCGCGGATCCTCGCTGCGACGCCGGGCGTCGAGGTGCTCGGCACCGACCCCGGGCCCTACGACCCGGGCACCGTGCGCGGCGCGACGTTCGCCGCGGAACACGGCGTCACCTACGTCGAGGATGTGGCGACGCTCCTCGCGAAGGCGCCGGACGCCGTCGTCATCTGTGCGGAGAACACCTCGCACCGTGCGCTGACGGAACTGGCGACCGCCGCCGGCGCGCACGTGCTCTGCGAGAAGCCGCTGGCCACCTCCGACGCGGACGCCGCGGCCATGCGTGCCGCCGCGGACGCGGCCGGCGTGATCCTGATGACGGCGTACCCGGTGCGGTTCGCGAGCGTTTTCACCGACCTCGTGGCAAGGGTCCGCGCCGGTCAGCTCGGCGACATCTACTCGATCCTCGGTACCAACAACGGGAAGATGCCGCTCGCCCAGCGGTCCTGGTTCACCGACCCGGCCCGGTCCGGCGGCGGCGCGCTCCTCGACCACGTGGTGCACGTGGCGGACCTGATCGACGCACTCCTGGGCGAGGGGGCCGAGGAGGTGCACGCCGTGACGAACCGGATCCTGCGGCCCGACGCCGGCGTGGACGTGGAGACCGGGGGCGTGGTGTCGATCCGGTACCCCTCCGGTGTGATCGCCACGATCGACTGCTCGTGGAGTCACCCGGAGTCCGCGCCGAACTGGGGCGGGCTCACCCTGGAGGTGCACGGCACCGCCGGGTCGGTGCGGATCGACCCGTTCGCGGCCCACGTGGCCGGTTACGACGCCGACGGCGAGGTCTGGGCCGGCTTCGGAGCGGACCTGGACGCCCGGATGCTCGGCGAGTTCCTCGACGCGGTGCGCACCGGCCGGACCCCGCAGCCCGACGGCGCCGTGGGTGCGCGCACGCTCGCGATCGTCACGGCGGCGCAGCGGTCGGTCGAGGCGGGCCAGCCGGTCAGGCTCTGA
- a CDS encoding Gfo/Idh/MocA family protein: MNAPRVGLIGAGGISGVHAAGWRALGADVVVHSEHGAQALADRFGFRTADTLADLWPQVDLVDIVTPTATHAELALAAIGAGRHVVCEKPLARTSAEATTVVEAAEAAGVRLFPAHVVRYFPEYAAARAAIRAGRIGTVAVARFRRMSAAPKADWFFDEARSGGIVLDQMIHDLDQAEWLAGPVARVFARSTARAGDGGRVASAAVTLTHVSGAISHVYGVWGHPGLPFTSSFEIAGDGGLLRYDMARADSARVHLGGPANAGGYLPATDASESPYTAELADFWAAISTGAVASVSGVDGVRAVAIAEAVLASAASGEVVELPTEMTVPSTEGSLR; this comes from the coding sequence GTGAACGCGCCCCGCGTCGGCCTCATCGGTGCCGGCGGGATCTCAGGGGTGCACGCCGCCGGCTGGCGGGCCCTCGGCGCGGACGTGGTGGTGCACTCCGAGCATGGCGCGCAGGCCCTCGCCGACAGGTTCGGGTTCCGCACCGCGGACACCCTCGCGGACCTGTGGCCGCAGGTGGACCTGGTGGACATCGTCACGCCCACCGCCACCCACGCCGAGCTGGCCCTCGCCGCGATCGGTGCGGGCAGGCACGTGGTCTGCGAGAAGCCGCTCGCGCGCACCTCCGCAGAGGCGACGACCGTTGTCGAGGCCGCCGAGGCGGCGGGGGTGCGGCTGTTCCCCGCCCACGTGGTGCGCTACTTCCCCGAGTACGCCGCCGCACGCGCCGCGATCCGCGCCGGGCGGATCGGCACGGTCGCGGTGGCCCGGTTCCGCCGGATGAGCGCGGCGCCGAAGGCGGACTGGTTCTTCGACGAGGCACGCTCCGGCGGGATCGTGCTCGACCAGATGATCCACGACCTCGACCAGGCCGAGTGGCTCGCCGGGCCGGTGGCCCGGGTGTTCGCGCGGTCGACGGCGCGGGCCGGGGACGGCGGTCGCGTCGCCAGTGCCGCGGTGACGCTCACCCACGTCTCGGGTGCGATCAGCCATGTCTACGGCGTCTGGGGGCACCCCGGGCTGCCGTTCACGTCCTCGTTCGAGATCGCCGGGGACGGTGGCCTGCTCCGGTACGACATGGCTCGGGCCGACTCCGCCCGGGTCCACCTCGGTGGCCCGGCCAACGCGGGTGGCTACCTTCCGGCGACGGACGCTTCCGAGAGCCCGTACACGGCCGAGCTCGCCGACTTCTGGGCGGCCATCAGCACGGGCGCAGTGGCGTCCGTGAGCGGCGTCGACGGCGTCCGCGCCGTGGCCATCGCCGAGGCGGTGCTGGCCTCGGCCGCGAGCGGCGAGGTCGTGGAGTTGCCCACGGAAATGACGGTACCGAGCACCGAGGGGAGCCTGCGATGA
- a CDS encoding VOC family protein, whose translation MTDAPIAKPVLDLIILDCPDALALGGFYSELLGWPIEPGADRDWVNLVPPGGGVSPERPDGRPTLAFQRIEDWVTPTWPGGAHPQQVHLDLTVANIDASEPSVLALGARRHQHQPSKDGGFRVYLDPAGHPFCLIQ comes from the coding sequence ATGACTGACGCACCGATCGCGAAGCCGGTCCTCGATCTGATCATCCTCGACTGCCCCGACGCGCTGGCGCTCGGCGGCTTCTACTCCGAGCTGCTCGGCTGGCCCATAGAGCCCGGCGCGGACCGGGACTGGGTCAACCTGGTGCCGCCCGGCGGCGGGGTGAGCCCGGAGCGTCCGGACGGGCGCCCGACCCTCGCGTTCCAGCGGATCGAGGACTGGGTCACGCCGACCTGGCCCGGGGGCGCCCACCCCCAGCAGGTCCACCTCGACCTCACCGTCGCGAACATCGACGCCTCCGAACCGTCGGTGCTCGCCCTCGGTGCCCGGCGCCACCAGCACCAGCCCTCGAAGGACGGCGGCTTCCGGGTCTATCTCGATCCGGCGGGTCATCCCTTCTGTCTCATTCAGTGA
- a CDS encoding SHOCT domain-containing protein, translating to MAIGTSEATITGLVAAVEVTWHRQARRIVANGDARLLQTEVPRLGTRVQLWLSPEGAVVVMQLAAGAPAGPGPAEAPVGIGDQLAVLARLRAHGSLSEAEFAAARRQLLG from the coding sequence GTGGCGATCGGCACGTCCGAGGCCACGATCACCGGCCTGGTGGCAGCCGTCGAGGTCACATGGCACCGGCAGGCCCGGCGCATCGTGGCGAACGGTGACGCACGCCTGCTGCAGACCGAGGTGCCGCGGCTCGGCACCCGCGTGCAACTGTGGCTGAGCCCGGAAGGCGCCGTGGTCGTGATGCAACTGGCCGCGGGGGCGCCGGCCGGCCCAGGGCCGGCGGAAGCCCCGGTGGGAATCGGCGATCAGCTCGCGGTCCTCGCCCGGTTGCGGGCGCACGGCAGCCTGAGCGAGGCCGAGTTCGCGGCGGCCAGGCGGCAACTGCTCGGCTAG
- a CDS encoding VOC family protein codes for MAVHWTLGGDANDPRLLADFWSVALGYIAEPGYDDPDGASIIDPDGHGPAIGWLRVPEGKSAKNRLHIDIRVAGEPPWDWVRRAELIRAKVFELTAAGATRVRDEQYRDDDGRTILGHVVMTDPEGNEFCVA; via the coding sequence ATGGCCGTGCACTGGACCCTCGGTGGTGACGCGAACGACCCGCGACTTCTCGCGGACTTCTGGTCGGTGGCCCTCGGCTACATCGCCGAGCCAGGCTACGACGATCCCGACGGCGCCTCGATCATCGACCCGGACGGGCACGGCCCCGCGATCGGGTGGCTGCGCGTGCCCGAGGGCAAGAGCGCGAAGAACCGGCTGCACATCGACATCCGGGTGGCCGGCGAGCCCCCGTGGGACTGGGTCCGGCGGGCGGAACTGATCCGCGCGAAGGTGTTCGAGCTGACCGCCGCGGGCGCCACCCGGGTCCGCGACGAGCAGTACCGCGACGACGACGGCCGGACCATCCTCGGGCACGTGGTGATGACGGATCCCGAGGGCAACGAGTTCTGTGTCGCCTGA
- a CDS encoding VOC family protein, giving the protein MEFYDPQVILFVADCERAAAFYANFSFAETLRSSPTAPVKIEMTLGGFGLGLALPGPAASSHGLTPVTSGHRACVTIWTDDVDGAYAFALAAGASDHEGPHPFQDGRLRVPFVEDPDGHPIQFVQRVAP; this is encoded by the coding sequence GTGGAGTTCTACGACCCGCAGGTGATCCTGTTCGTCGCCGACTGCGAGCGCGCCGCCGCGTTCTACGCGAACTTCTCGTTCGCGGAGACGCTCCGGTCCAGCCCGACGGCGCCCGTCAAGATCGAGATGACGCTCGGAGGATTCGGGCTCGGTCTGGCACTGCCCGGCCCGGCCGCGAGCAGCCACGGGCTCACCCCGGTGACCTCCGGGCACCGGGCGTGCGTGACGATCTGGACCGACGACGTCGACGGTGCGTACGCGTTCGCGCTGGCAGCGGGGGCCTCAGACCATGAGGGTCCGCACCCGTTCCAGGACGGGCGACTTCGGGTGCCGTTCGTTGAGGACCCGGACGGCCATCCGATCCAGTTCGTCCAGCGCGTCGCCCCTTGA
- a CDS encoding nucleotidyltransferase domain-containing protein, which translates to MFTTQFRDELGRLLGERARSDPRVVGAALVGSAATGGQDRWSDIDLALQIADGVDPADVADEWTAWLRAEQDVADTLDVHGAGTLFRVFLLANSLQVDLSFWRRESFRATEPGFRVLFGTPTRATEPNLPDPADLIAMAWLHALHSRSAVARDRLWQASIMLDGIRERLISLACLRHGLNPHQGRGVDRLPVGELDALAATRPCAVEPEELRRAHAAGLAALAEEAARHDEGLADRLAPALQALTLTQ; encoded by the coding sequence ATGTTCACCACGCAGTTCCGGGACGAGTTGGGCCGGCTCCTGGGGGAACGGGCCCGCTCCGACCCTCGGGTCGTCGGAGCGGCCCTGGTCGGATCCGCGGCGACCGGTGGCCAGGACCGGTGGTCCGACATCGATCTGGCCCTGCAGATCGCCGACGGCGTGGACCCAGCCGACGTCGCGGACGAGTGGACGGCATGGCTGCGCGCCGAGCAGGACGTCGCCGACACCCTCGACGTCCATGGCGCCGGCACGCTGTTCCGGGTATTCCTGCTCGCGAACTCCCTCCAGGTGGACCTCTCGTTCTGGCGCCGTGAATCCTTCCGGGCCACGGAGCCAGGGTTCCGGGTGCTGTTCGGCACGCCCACCCGGGCGACGGAGCCCAACCTGCCGGACCCGGCGGATCTGATCGCCATGGCCTGGCTGCACGCATTGCACTCCCGCTCCGCAGTCGCCCGCGACCGGCTCTGGCAGGCGTCGATCATGCTCGACGGGATCCGCGAACGGCTGATCTCGCTCGCGTGCCTGCGCCACGGACTCAACCCCCACCAGGGCCGCGGCGTCGACCGGCTGCCCGTCGGCGAACTGGACGCCCTCGCCGCGACCCGGCCCTGCGCCGTCGAACCGGAAGAACTGCGCCGAGCACACGCCGCCGGCCTGGCTGCGTTGGCCGAGGAGGCCGCCCGTCACGACGAGGGACTCGCCGATCGGCTCGCCCCCGCCCTTCAGGCGCTCACCCTCACGCAGTAG
- a CDS encoding alpha/beta fold hydrolase: protein MPFLDIDGTPIYYETHGDGPALVLIHAISSGSDMWRAQVDHFSATHRVVVFDARGVHRSGPITGWRHIRSRIAGDVTILLDHLGIARATVCGVSFGGVIAQHVAARHPDRIRALAIVDTYSDSRPTTVGKAAWLASVYLGSVSNLLPGRLLADIMRKQYARWPTAARYLAEAVRRPRAWDGFKTRNAINLVNYLPAHAAADYPLLAVVGTESWPRSMTFMDELKRAVPRTELVRVPDSNDPTPLCRPEAFNRILGDFLGRVA, encoded by the coding sequence ATGCCCTTTCTGGACATCGACGGCACTCCGATCTACTACGAGACCCACGGCGACGGACCGGCCCTCGTCCTGATCCATGCGATCAGCTCGGGCTCCGACATGTGGCGGGCGCAGGTGGACCACTTCTCGGCCACCCACCGCGTCGTGGTGTTCGACGCCCGCGGCGTGCACCGCTCGGGCCCGATCACCGGATGGCGCCACATCCGCTCCCGCATCGCCGGCGACGTCACGATCCTGCTCGATCACCTGGGCATCGCCCGTGCCACCGTGTGCGGGGTCAGCTTCGGTGGAGTGATCGCCCAGCATGTGGCGGCCCGGCACCCGGACCGGATCCGGGCCCTGGCCATCGTCGATACCTACTCCGACTCTCGTCCGACCACGGTGGGCAAGGCCGCCTGGCTCGCCTCCGTGTATCTCGGGTCGGTGTCCAACCTGTTGCCCGGCAGGTTGCTAGCCGACATCATGCGGAAGCAGTACGCACGGTGGCCGACGGCGGCCCGGTACCTCGCCGAAGCGGTGCGCCGGCCGCGGGCCTGGGACGGCTTCAAGACCCGCAATGCCATCAACTTGGTCAACTACCTACCGGCGCACGCGGCGGCCGACTACCCGCTGCTCGCTGTGGTCGGAACCGAGTCCTGGCCGCGCTCGATGACCTTCATGGACGAGTTGAAGCGCGCCGTACCGCGGACCGAGCTGGTGCGTGTCCCGGACTCCAACGACCCGACACCGCTGTGCCGTCCGGAGGCGTTCAATCGGATCCTCGGCGACTTCCTGGGTCGGGTCGCCTGA
- a CDS encoding uridine kinase, whose translation MDSFVGWLADDLLRRLGAGRRLVAIDGVDGSGKTSFATLLASHLEERRPAVLIHADAFLNPAAIRHAKGRTSPEGYWMDTYDYPALRARVLDPLGPGGTGWYCPAVYDLESERSITAESEFAPPDAVIVVEGLFLHRDELVPVWDASAFLDVPFTVSAARMAARDGSNPDPEHPTMRRYVGGQRLYFAAAHPWERATYVVDNADYAAPRRIHPAIVGIHPDR comes from the coding sequence ATGGACTCCTTCGTCGGGTGGCTTGCGGACGACCTGCTCCGGCGACTCGGCGCAGGGCGCCGGCTGGTGGCCATCGACGGTGTCGACGGAAGTGGCAAGACCTCGTTCGCCACCCTGCTCGCCTCGCACCTCGAAGAACGGCGGCCGGCGGTTCTCATCCACGCCGATGCCTTCCTCAACCCTGCGGCGATCAGGCACGCCAAGGGGCGCACATCACCCGAGGGCTATTGGATGGACACCTACGACTACCCGGCACTCAGAGCGCGAGTGCTGGATCCTCTTGGCCCCGGAGGGACCGGCTGGTACTGCCCGGCCGTGTACGACCTCGAGTCCGAGAGGTCGATCACGGCCGAGTCGGAGTTCGCTCCGCCGGACGCCGTCATCGTCGTGGAGGGACTGTTCCTTCACCGCGACGAACTCGTCCCGGTCTGGGACGCCTCTGCCTTCCTCGATGTGCCCTTCACCGTGAGCGCAGCGCGGATGGCGGCTCGCGATGGCAGCAATCCGGATCCGGAGCATCCGACGATGCGGCGCTACGTCGGCGGTCAGCGCCTGTACTTCGCCGCCGCGCACCCGTGGGAGCGCGCCACGTATGTCGTCGACAACGCCGACTACGCGGCGCCACGGAGGATCCACCCCGCGATCGTCGGGATACACCCCGACCGGTGA
- a CDS encoding SDR family NAD(P)-dependent oxidoreductase, which translates to MGSLDGRVAVVTGAGRGIGREEARYLAAEGAAVVVNDPGVQPDGSGGDRSVAQQVADEIVAAGGRAVPSVDSVADWSGAARVVETAVGAFGDLHVVINNAGIEHGGALGHLSEAAFDAVVAVKLKGTFAISHWAARYFREQDAAGAREDRSIINTASGSGLLNPLPTQSNYAAANAGVAAMTTVHALELGVVGVRVNCLSPSMVRTRLTAGVPGMPTAPAAPGAFDPNHPAVIAPVAAYLAAADCPLTGQVLSVRGTTVTINRGWSAAEAISSGTEPWTVDRLAIAVSELPVTDPYEDLAASLSGALGPMDAGQVRALVAAQVG; encoded by the coding sequence ATGGGAAGTCTGGACGGGCGGGTGGCGGTGGTCACCGGAGCAGGCCGCGGGATCGGCCGGGAGGAGGCCCGCTACCTGGCCGCGGAGGGTGCCGCCGTGGTGGTCAACGATCCGGGCGTGCAACCGGACGGCAGCGGTGGTGACCGGTCGGTGGCCCAGCAGGTCGCCGACGAGATCGTCGCCGCCGGCGGCCGAGCGGTGCCGAGCGTCGACAGCGTCGCCGACTGGTCAGGTGCCGCCCGGGTGGTCGAGACCGCGGTCGGGGCCTTCGGCGACCTGCACGTGGTCATCAACAATGCCGGGATCGAGCATGGTGGCGCGCTCGGTCACCTGAGTGAGGCCGCGTTCGACGCTGTCGTCGCGGTGAAGCTGAAGGGCACCTTCGCGATCAGCCACTGGGCGGCGAGGTACTTCCGTGAGCAGGATGCGGCGGGAGCCCGGGAGGACCGGAGCATCATCAACACCGCGTCCGGGTCGGGGCTACTGAACCCGCTGCCCACGCAGTCCAACTACGCCGCGGCCAATGCGGGCGTGGCCGCGATGACCACCGTGCACGCACTCGAACTGGGCGTCGTCGGCGTGCGGGTGAACTGCCTGTCGCCCTCGATGGTCCGCACCCGGCTGACGGCCGGCGTCCCCGGCATGCCCACCGCGCCGGCGGCCCCGGGTGCGTTCGACCCGAACCACCCGGCGGTGATCGCGCCCGTCGCCGCGTACCTCGCGGCTGCTGACTGTCCGCTCACCGGCCAGGTGCTGAGCGTGCGCGGGACCACGGTGACGATCAACCGCGGGTGGTCCGCGGCGGAAGCCATCAGCTCCGGCACCGAGCCGTGGACGGTCGACCGGCTGGCCATCGCGGTTAGTGAGCTGCCGGTCACCGACCCGTACGAAGACCTGGCCGCCTCGCTCAGCGGTGCCCTCGGTCCGATGGACGCGGGGCAGGTCCGTGCGCTGGTGGCTGCCCAGGTCGGCTGA
- a CDS encoding TetR/AcrR family transcriptional regulator: protein MSGNDEDLRVRRTRRMLRDALADLVAERGYEAVSITALTERALVNRTTFYAHYRSKYDLLLEVVGGTFQSVREYPLLQDAADPWRPGKVPPAWLIDFLTDLDRDAPFYRGVLGEGGSERLRTDLRTYFAGLLEQRISRAAVPHEGARVPPRAVAMILAAAGLGSLTWWLEQDPRDPPEQVATWYLETVAPGALRVIGIGF, encoded by the coding sequence GTGTCCGGTAACGACGAGGATCTACGGGTCCGCCGCACCCGGCGGATGCTGCGCGACGCCCTGGCGGACCTCGTCGCCGAGCGCGGCTATGAGGCAGTCTCCATCACCGCCCTCACCGAGCGTGCCCTGGTCAACCGGACCACCTTCTACGCCCACTACCGCAGCAAGTACGACCTGCTCCTCGAGGTCGTCGGCGGGACGTTCCAGTCGGTCCGCGAATACCCGCTGCTGCAGGATGCGGCCGACCCGTGGCGACCTGGGAAGGTGCCGCCCGCGTGGCTGATCGACTTCCTCACCGACCTCGATCGGGACGCTCCCTTCTACCGCGGAGTGCTCGGCGAAGGCGGTTCCGAGCGGCTGCGCACCGACCTGCGCACCTACTTCGCGGGCCTGCTCGAGCAGCGGATCAGCCGGGCCGCTGTCCCGCACGAAGGGGCGCGGGTGCCGCCGCGGGCCGTGGCGATGATCCTGGCCGCGGCGGGACTCGGGTCGCTGACCTGGTGGCTCGAGCAGGATCCGCGCGACCCTCCGGAGCAGGTGGCGACCTGGTACCTGGAGACCGTCGCTCCCGGTGCCCTGCGCGTCATCGGGATCGGCTTCTGA
- a CDS encoding fatty acid desaturase family protein produces MTDTMVADAPADQATPATAPRVRKERNTRHLSDFTDLTKRVKAEGLMARSHGWYISRMVAYPLLLGGLAWASVMIGDSWWQLGMAFLVAVLMTQIAFLGHDAAHRQIFTSPKLNEWTSLVVINLFVGMGLGWWQIKHSKHHATPNQAGRDPDVRRGTVAYTPEDARSRSTAFQRWLSRYQGVWFFPIMTLAGLQLHLAGFQRLLSREPVDRRWTEIAFIVIRQATLVTFAFLVMSWPIALAFIAVEVMVFGFYLGMSFAPNHIGMPMVPKEVRIDFLRRQVLMSRNISGGRHVDTLLGGLNYQIEHHLFPSMSRPNLRKVAPMVREHCERLDIKYHETSLARSYVEVGRYINRVGRGNIDVWACPLAGSLRAGLV; encoded by the coding sequence ATGACTGACACCATGGTCGCGGACGCGCCGGCGGATCAGGCCACCCCGGCCACGGCTCCGCGCGTGCGCAAGGAGCGGAACACCCGGCACCTCAGCGACTTCACGGACCTGACCAAGCGGGTCAAGGCCGAGGGGCTGATGGCCCGCTCGCACGGGTGGTACATCTCCCGGATGGTTGCGTACCCGCTGCTGCTGGGCGGTCTGGCCTGGGCCTCGGTCATGATCGGCGACAGCTGGTGGCAGCTGGGCATGGCGTTCCTGGTTGCGGTGCTCATGACGCAGATCGCTTTCCTCGGTCACGACGCCGCGCACCGTCAGATCTTCACGTCCCCGAAGCTGAACGAGTGGACCTCACTCGTGGTGATCAACCTGTTCGTCGGCATGGGCCTCGGTTGGTGGCAGATCAAGCACAGCAAGCACCACGCGACGCCGAACCAGGCCGGCCGCGACCCCGACGTCCGTCGTGGCACCGTCGCCTACACGCCCGAGGATGCCCGCAGCCGCTCGACGGCGTTCCAGCGCTGGCTCTCCCGTTACCAGGGTGTGTGGTTCTTCCCGATCATGACGTTGGCGGGACTGCAGTTACACCTGGCCGGGTTCCAGCGGTTGCTGAGCCGCGAGCCCGTTGACCGCCGCTGGACCGAGATCGCGTTCATCGTGATCCGGCAGGCGACGCTGGTCACGTTCGCGTTCCTCGTGATGTCGTGGCCGATCGCCCTCGCGTTCATCGCTGTCGAGGTGATGGTGTTCGGTTTCTACCTGGGCATGTCCTTCGCCCCCAACCACATCGGGATGCCGATGGTGCCCAAGGAGGTCCGCATCGACTTCCTCCGCCGTCAGGTGCTCATGAGCCGGAACATCAGTGGTGGCCGTCACGTCGACACCCTGCTGGGCGGGCTGAACTACCAGATCGAGCACCACCTGTTCCCCTCGATGTCGCGCCCCAACCTCCGCAAGGTCGCCCCCATGGTCCGCGAGCACTGCGAGAGGCTCGACATCAAGTACCACGAGACCTCCCTTGCCCGGTCCTACGTGGAGGTCGGGCGGTACATCAATCGTGTCGGCCGCGGGAACATCGACGTCTGGGCCTGCCCGCTCGCCGGCTCCCTCAGGGCCGGGTTGGTGTAG
- a CDS encoding response regulator, which produces MDHDETRVAIVDDQAMVRAGFGALLNAQEGITVVGDGSDGAEAVELVTRTRPDVVLMDIRMPEVDGIEATRRIVALKDVEPRIIILTTFDLDSYVFQALRAGASGFLLKDAPAADLIHAVRVVAGGDALLSPSITRSVIAEFVSQPARAHADAARFRELTDRELAVAKLVARGLSNAEIAAELVLAEQTVKTHVSRVLMKLGLRDRTQIVVAAYEGGLIAVGS; this is translated from the coding sequence GTGGACCACGACGAGACCCGGGTTGCGATCGTCGACGACCAGGCGATGGTCCGGGCTGGGTTCGGCGCGCTGCTCAACGCCCAGGAGGGCATCACGGTGGTGGGGGACGGCTCCGACGGGGCCGAGGCCGTGGAGCTGGTGACCCGCACTCGGCCGGACGTGGTGCTCATGGACATCCGTATGCCCGAGGTCGACGGGATCGAGGCGACCAGGCGGATCGTGGCGCTGAAGGACGTCGAGCCCCGCATCATCATCCTCACCACGTTCGACCTCGACTCCTACGTGTTCCAGGCACTGCGGGCAGGTGCGAGCGGATTCCTCCTCAAGGACGCGCCCGCCGCCGACCTCATCCACGCGGTGCGCGTGGTGGCCGGCGGGGACGCGCTGCTCAGCCCGTCGATCACGCGATCGGTCATCGCGGAGTTCGTGTCGCAGCCGGCACGCGCACACGCCGACGCCGCTCGGTTCAGGGAGCTGACCGACCGGGAGCTGGCGGTGGCGAAGCTGGTCGCGAGGGGCCTGTCGAACGCCGAGATCGCGGCCGAGCTGGTGCTCGCAGAGCAGACGGTCAAGACCCACGTCAGCCGGGTTCTGATGAAGCTCGGCCTGCGGGATCGGACCCAGATCGTCGTCGCGGCCTACGAGGGCGGGCTGATCGCCGTCGGGTCCTGA